In one Erythrobacteraceae bacterium WH01K genomic region, the following are encoded:
- the kduD gene encoding 2-dehydro-3-deoxy-D-gluconate 5-dehydrogenase KduD codes for MTSSPFDLTGRTAIVTGANTGIGQGIAVALAKAGAGIALVGRSAATETEKMVEGAGRKAIQIEADLSSIAPVAEVVAETIAELGRVDILVNNAGIIRREDALEFSEQDWDAVLDTNLKSLFFLTQAVARHMVGWSSQHGDRGKIVNIASMLTFQGGVRVPSYTASKSGVGGLTKLLANEWAPKGINVNAIAPGYIATNNTAALQADELRNRQIMERIPEGRWGEPADIGGAAVFLSSKAADYIQGHILAVDGGWLAR; via the coding sequence ATGACTTCCAGTCCATTCGACCTGACCGGTCGCACGGCAATCGTGACCGGTGCCAATACCGGGATCGGCCAAGGCATTGCGGTTGCGCTTGCGAAGGCCGGAGCGGGAATCGCGCTGGTCGGCCGCAGTGCAGCTACCGAAACCGAGAAGATGGTCGAAGGCGCCGGGCGCAAGGCCATCCAGATCGAGGCCGATCTTTCGTCGATTGCGCCGGTGGCCGAGGTGGTCGCTGAAACCATCGCCGAGCTCGGCCGCGTCGATATCCTCGTGAACAATGCGGGGATCATCCGGCGCGAGGATGCGCTCGAATTCTCGGAGCAGGACTGGGATGCGGTGCTGGACACCAATCTCAAGTCGCTGTTCTTTCTGACCCAGGCCGTCGCGCGCCACATGGTCGGCTGGTCGAGCCAGCATGGAGACCGGGGCAAGATCGTCAACATCGCCTCCATGCTGACCTTCCAAGGCGGTGTCCGGGTTCCGAGCTACACTGCTTCCAAGAGCGGGGTGGGAGGGCTGACGAAATTGCTGGCGAACGAATGGGCGCCCAAGGGCATCAACGTCAATGCGATTGCTCCCGGCTATATCGCAACCAACAACACCGCCGCATTGCAGGCCGATGAGCTGCGAAACCGCCAAATCATGGAACGGATTCCCGAAGGCCGCTGGGGCGAGCCTGCCGACATCGGAGGCGCCGCGGTTTTTCTTTCGAGCAAGGCTGCAGATTATATCCAGGGACACATCCTTGCGGTGGACGGCGGGTGGCTGGCGCGATGA
- a CDS encoding carboxylesterase family protein, producing MSGAEGVDRRTLIGAALAGGILAAVPGLAQDAAMPLSAEPVDAPDGRYDARSAGRAWSYPLIRYARAERFRAPVPVRSAEQLSGKWSDIPACPQQSETYSHEAEDCLFLNVWAPGTTSEARPVMVYFHGGAYSNGSVGDPVNDGARLAERGDVVVVTVNHRLNALGYLYLPDRFPDSGNNGQLDLICALQWIQRNIAAFGGDPDNVTVFGQSGGGAKIATLMAMPAAAGLFAKAITMSGQQVTASGPLNAAKRTAAFLEALGEGIDPAMVPVDYLIAALSATDPVLGGGLYMGPVLDMRNLHRHPFWPDAPPQSHHIPMMLGNTVMETRAFYSPERPPVAGLTMENLAERIAPQMRVDIEPNWVVGQFRARYPEAAALELFHRIVTAARSWRGQVEEAEARAGAGSPSADRTWVYQLDFEQAKHTDDIALSFGTVSAPTPAQQVMSDALMDAFVRFARSGDPGWPTYDVARRQTMVFDTVSRVENDPRSWERELFARVPYIQPGS from the coding sequence ATGTCAGGCGCTGAGGGGGTCGATCGTCGCACGCTGATCGGTGCGGCGCTGGCTGGTGGTATCTTGGCCGCGGTTCCCGGGCTTGCGCAGGATGCGGCGATGCCTCTCAGTGCCGAACCGGTGGATGCTCCCGATGGCCGTTACGATGCGCGCAGCGCCGGCCGTGCATGGTCCTACCCGCTGATCCGCTATGCCCGGGCAGAGCGATTCCGAGCCCCCGTGCCGGTTCGGTCGGCAGAACAGCTGTCGGGTAAATGGAGCGATATTCCGGCGTGCCCGCAGCAGTCGGAAACCTACTCGCACGAGGCCGAGGACTGCCTCTTCCTCAACGTCTGGGCCCCCGGGACCACGAGCGAAGCACGGCCCGTGATGGTCTATTTTCATGGCGGCGCCTATTCGAATGGCTCGGTAGGCGACCCGGTCAATGACGGCGCGCGGCTGGCGGAGCGCGGGGATGTAGTGGTCGTGACAGTGAATCATCGCCTCAACGCGCTCGGCTATCTTTATCTGCCTGACCGCTTCCCCGACAGTGGCAATAACGGTCAGCTCGACCTGATCTGTGCCCTTCAATGGATTCAGCGCAACATCGCGGCGTTCGGTGGGGATCCCGATAATGTCACGGTGTTCGGACAGTCTGGTGGAGGCGCCAAGATCGCGACCCTGATGGCGATGCCAGCTGCCGCGGGTTTGTTTGCCAAGGCCATCACGATGAGTGGGCAACAGGTCACAGCGAGCGGTCCGCTCAACGCGGCAAAACGCACGGCCGCATTTCTCGAGGCGTTGGGGGAGGGCATCGATCCCGCAATGGTGCCGGTAGACTATCTGATTGCCGCACTGTCCGCGACCGATCCTGTCCTTGGCGGCGGGCTCTATATGGGCCCTGTGCTCGATATGCGAAATCTACACCGCCATCCTTTCTGGCCGGACGCTCCGCCGCAATCGCATCACATCCCGATGATGCTCGGCAACACGGTTATGGAAACGCGCGCCTTCTATTCTCCGGAGCGGCCGCCCGTTGCGGGGCTGACGATGGAAAATCTGGCGGAGCGGATTGCACCGCAGATGCGGGTCGACATCGAACCGAACTGGGTCGTAGGCCAATTCCGCGCACGCTATCCCGAGGCAGCGGCGCTCGAGCTGTTTCACCGCATTGTCACTGCCGCACGGAGCTGGCGCGGCCAGGTGGAAGAGGCCGAGGCACGGGCAGGCGCCGGATCGCCTTCAGCCGACCGTACGTGGGTGTACCAACTCGATTTCGAACAGGCGAAACACACCGACGATATCGCATTGTCTTTCGGCACTGTGTCCGCGCCGACCCCGGCTCAGCAGGTCATGAGCGACGCTTTGATGGATGCTTTCGTGCGTTTCGCCCGGTCTGGCGATCCAGGCTGGCCAACATACGATGTTGCTCGTCGTCAGACCATGGTGTTCGACACTGTCAGCCGAGTGGAGAACGACCCCAGGTCATGGGAACGCGAACTGTTCGCCCGCGTGCCCTATATTCAACCCGGCAGCTGA
- a CDS encoding sugar kinase, whose translation MSATAGHKSVVCFGEMLLRLSPHSGTPLTRADALALHAGGAEANVAIALAGLGQSARMVTALPDNALGRRARAALGEAGVDTAHCMNGEGRLGLYFFEPPTGPIGGRVSYDRAASAFVNASPDDFDWSAILDGAGLLHLSGITPALGPSGVALARAAIAAAREHDVPICFDGNYRSNLWEAWDVDPREILTELVSEATILIGNHRDISLLLGHEFSGEGPDRRREAAAAAFSAFGKLQTIASTARHVDSATAQRLASRIDLRESHWQTEEVRIDPVIDRIGTGDAFAAGALMRWLEGGSAQDMAKTGLSLAVMKHGIVGDNLSVSRAELDAFDPAGADVRR comes from the coding sequence ATGAGCGCGACGGCCGGACACAAGTCGGTCGTCTGTTTCGGCGAGATGCTGCTGCGTCTCTCACCGCACTCGGGAACGCCCCTGACGAGGGCCGATGCGCTTGCCCTTCACGCGGGTGGAGCGGAAGCCAATGTCGCGATCGCGCTTGCAGGTCTTGGCCAGTCGGCGCGCATGGTGACGGCCCTTCCCGATAACGCGCTGGGCCGGCGCGCGCGCGCGGCGCTGGGTGAAGCGGGGGTCGACACCGCCCATTGCATGAATGGGGAGGGGCGGCTCGGTCTTTATTTCTTCGAGCCTCCGACTGGTCCCATCGGTGGCCGTGTGAGTTACGACCGCGCCGCAAGCGCTTTCGTCAATGCTTCACCGGACGACTTCGACTGGTCCGCAATCCTTGACGGAGCGGGCCTGCTTCACCTTTCGGGAATTACCCCGGCGCTCGGCCCCTCGGGAGTCGCGCTCGCTCGCGCGGCCATCGCAGCGGCGCGCGAACATGACGTGCCAATATGCTTCGACGGCAATTATCGTTCGAACCTGTGGGAAGCCTGGGACGTCGACCCGCGCGAAATCCTGACCGAACTGGTGTCGGAAGCCACCATCCTGATCGGCAACCACCGCGATATCTCGCTTCTGCTTGGGCACGAATTTTCGGGCGAGGGGCCGGATCGCCGAAGGGAAGCGGCCGCCGCTGCGTTTTCCGCTTTCGGCAAACTTCAGACCATCGCTTCGACGGCGCGGCATGTCGACAGCGCGACCGCTCAACGCCTGGCGTCTCGCATCGACCTGCGCGAGAGCCACTGGCAGACCGAAGAGGTTCGCATCGATCCCGTGATCGATCGGATCGGTACCGGCGATGCCTTTGCCGCAGGCGCACTAATGCGTTGGCTGGAAGGGGGTTCGGCGCAGGACATGGCCAAGACGGGCCTGTCTCTGGCGGTAATGAAACATGGCATCGTGGGCGATAATCTTTCGGTATCGAGGGCGGAACTCGACGCTTTCGATCCTGCCGGGGCCGATGTCAGGCGCTGA
- a CDS encoding RpiB/LacA/LacB family sugar-phosphate isomerase, with product MKVALIVENSQAAKAEIIHDALSSVAGSFGHEVHHYGMYSAEDDASLTYVMNGLLAGILLNSRAADFVVTGCGTGMGSMLACNAMPGVFCGLVIDPTDAFLFSQINDGNCMSMPYAKGFGWAAELNLQDCYRKIFENEGGAGYPKERAEVMAKNRGILKDLKAASCNDMLTVLKNVDQDLLKAAVAGEKFSELFYANSQNDEISEYLRGVTG from the coding sequence ATGAAGGTTGCCCTAATCGTCGAGAACAGCCAGGCCGCCAAGGCGGAGATTATCCATGATGCGCTGAGCTCGGTTGCCGGATCGTTCGGCCATGAAGTGCATCACTATGGAATGTATTCGGCCGAGGACGATGCTTCGCTCACCTATGTCATGAACGGACTGCTTGCGGGTATCCTGCTTAATTCCAGAGCGGCCGATTTCGTGGTAACGGGCTGCGGCACCGGCATGGGGTCGATGCTTGCATGCAACGCGATGCCGGGCGTCTTTTGCGGCCTCGTAATCGATCCCACGGATGCCTTCCTGTTCAGCCAGATCAACGATGGTAACTGCATGTCGATGCCCTATGCCAAAGGCTTCGGCTGGGCGGCGGAGCTCAACCTGCAGGATTGCTATCGGAAGATTTTCGAGAATGAAGGCGGCGCGGGCTACCCGAAGGAGCGCGCCGAAGTCATGGCGAAAAACCGCGGCATCCTGAAGGATCTCAAGGCTGCCTCCTGCAACGATATGCTGACCGTGCTCAAGAATGTCGACCAAGACCTGCTCAAGGCTGCGGTCGCCGGCGAAAAGTTCTCAGAACTGTTTTATGCAAATTCGCAGAACGACGAGATAAGCGAGTATCTTCGCGGGGTTACGGGCTGA
- a CDS encoding pectate lyase, with translation MIVSAPQQVFAHPADPTEGGKGGRIVRVTTLAKDGPGSLAAALSESGKRIIVFEVGGAIDLERSSLTITEPHVTIAGQTAPSPGITLLRGGIDVKTHDVKLQHLRVITGADGQPKRSGWEADAFSTASAARVVIENCTFMWAIDENMSASGPRFTGSTVEEWRAGTSHDIIFRLNLAAEGLADSSHPKGEHSKGSLIHDNATGIVFDRNIWAHNVERSPLVKGGGQVLMVNNLIYNPQYRAVHYNLMDLEWAGHEPVTGEITAVGNVMRGGNDTDPGLPFLMLGGVGDLAWYGRDNRAVDRHGKALPMFGRYGETGAELIESETPLASLDGYDILPSGEVETTVLATAGARPWDRGAEEIRVLFFIAEGRGDIIDDESEVGGYPQIESSAASFEESAWNLATMTPKSRIYPGQKAGAQEHLSPRDRMMRAGGK, from the coding sequence ATGATTGTTTCTGCTCCACAACAGGTTTTTGCGCACCCCGCCGACCCGACCGAGGGTGGCAAGGGGGGCCGTATCGTAAGGGTGACTACGCTCGCCAAGGATGGCCCCGGCAGCCTAGCCGCCGCCCTTTCTGAATCGGGGAAACGCATCATCGTCTTCGAAGTGGGCGGCGCAATCGATCTGGAACGCTCCAGCCTCACGATTACCGAACCCCATGTCACCATCGCAGGCCAGACCGCCCCGTCGCCTGGCATCACGCTTCTTCGCGGCGGCATCGACGTGAAAACGCACGATGTGAAGCTGCAGCATCTGCGGGTCATCACCGGTGCGGACGGCCAGCCGAAACGCAGCGGCTGGGAAGCGGACGCATTTTCGACCGCCTCCGCCGCCCGCGTGGTCATCGAAAATTGCACCTTCATGTGGGCGATCGACGAAAATATGTCCGCATCGGGACCGCGCTTCACCGGTTCGACAGTCGAAGAATGGCGCGCTGGAACGAGCCACGACATCATCTTCCGGCTCAATCTCGCGGCAGAAGGCCTTGCCGACTCCAGCCATCCGAAGGGTGAGCATTCCAAAGGGTCGCTCATTCACGACAACGCAACCGGTATCGTTTTCGATCGCAATATCTGGGCGCACAATGTGGAGCGCAGCCCGCTCGTCAAAGGTGGCGGGCAAGTGCTCATGGTCAACAATTTGATCTACAATCCGCAGTATCGTGCGGTTCACTACAATCTCATGGATCTCGAATGGGCCGGGCATGAGCCGGTGACCGGGGAGATCACCGCGGTGGGCAACGTGATGCGCGGCGGTAACGATACCGACCCTGGACTTCCGTTCCTGATGCTGGGCGGTGTCGGTGACCTTGCATGGTACGGCCGGGACAATCGCGCGGTGGACCGTCATGGGAAGGCACTGCCGATGTTCGGCCGATACGGTGAAACCGGAGCGGAACTGATCGAGTCGGAAACCCCACTGGCCTCGCTCGACGGCTATGACATCCTTCCCAGCGGAGAGGTCGAGACCACGGTTCTGGCGACGGCAGGTGCGCGTCCCTGGGATCGCGGTGCGGAGGAAATCAGGGTCCTGTTTTTCATTGCCGAAGGTCGCGGGGACATCATCGACGATGAAAGCGAAGTCGGCGGTTATCCCCAAATTGAAAGCAGTGCCGCCAGCTTCGAAGAAAGTGCTTGGAACCTTGCGACCATGACCCCGAAATCACGCATTTATCCCGGACAAAAGGCTGGTGCGCAGGAGCATTTGTCTCCGCGCGACCGGATGATGCGAGCCGGTGGGAAGTGA
- a CDS encoding cupin domain-containing protein → MVVVTEGDVMKREAPPHGAIGMSTAYRISDAAPQPRTMEFRRRVLDIGAAVGAHPISHDEVYYVTSGTGVVISHGIEAELTSGMAAYLYENAVVGIRQTGDEPLSIIIAYPVSR, encoded by the coding sequence ATGGTGGTTGTCACCGAAGGCGACGTCATGAAACGGGAAGCGCCCCCTCACGGCGCCATCGGCATGTCTACCGCCTACCGAATAAGCGATGCCGCGCCCCAGCCACGCACCATGGAGTTCCGCCGCCGCGTGCTCGACATCGGCGCAGCGGTCGGGGCACACCCGATTTCGCATGACGAGGTTTACTACGTGACGTCGGGCACAGGTGTTGTCATCTCGCACGGCATCGAAGCCGAATTGACCTCCGGCATGGCAGCCTATCTCTATGAAAACGCAGTCGTCGGTATCCGGCAGACCGGCGATGAACCCCTCTCGATCATCATCGCCTACCCTGTCTCGCGCTGA